Proteins co-encoded in one Papaver somniferum cultivar HN1 chromosome 5, ASM357369v1, whole genome shotgun sequence genomic window:
- the LOC113277476 gene encoding uncharacterized protein LOC113277476 translates to MAQLSPSEMAAVYRKMLEAVMHDSRKLPKGSSNLKKLEERQRNQNDETEECSMVDQVAKDLGIHIVMEKEKKESILRLISQISCQRTCQLNLCLSNLINMMLCCVGAH, encoded by the exons atggcaCAATTATCTCCATCTG AAATGGCTGCTGTGTATAGGAAGATGCTCGAGGCTGTAATGCACGACAGCAGAAAATTACCAAAAGGAAGTTCAAACCTGAAGAAGTTGGAGGAGAGACAGAGGAATCAGAATGATGAGACCGAGGAATGTTCGATGGTAGATCAAG TTGCAAAGGATCTTGGAATACATATCGTGATGGAAAAGGAGAAAAAGGAATCAATCCTTCGTTTGATTTCACAAATTTCATGTCAGCGTACGTGTCAACTGAACCTATGTTTGTCAAACTTGATAAACATGATGCTTTGCTGTGTTGGAGCTCATTGA